The sequence GACACCCCGCCGGACAGGGACACCGGCGCGGCGGTCGGGGGCAGGGCCGGCAGGTCGACGACCGGCAGCCGCACGCAGCGTCCGGTGCTCGTGACGACGCCGACGTGCGCGCGGCTCGTCGTGGTGACGGCCGCGCGCAGCACGTCGTGCCGGCTGCGCTCGCGCGGGCCCTGCGGCCGTACGAGCGCCGAGTCGTCGGCGGTGCGGGCGAGCAGGCCCGTCGCGCCCAGCAGCACGCGGCACGGCGTGTCCGGCACCTCGAGGTCGGCCGCGGCGGCCCGGCCCCGCTGCGCGGGCACGTCGCCCTCCAGCAGGACGGTGCGCCGTGGGGTGCCGTGCTCCGCCGCGACGGCGTCGAGCTCGTCGGCGACGGTCCCCCGCAGCGCGTCCTCCGAGCCGAGGAGCTCCCGCAGCCGCCCGATCCGCTCGGTGAGCTCGTCGCGACGCTGCTCGAGCTCGAGGGTGGAGAAGCGCGTGAGGCGCCGCAGCCGCATCTCGAGGATGTGCTCGGCCTGCACCTGCGTGAGGTCGAACACGGACATGAGCCGTTCGCGCGCGGTGCCGGCGTCGTCGCTGGAGCGGATGACCTGGATGACCTCGTCGATGTCGAGGACGGCGACGAGCAGGCCCTCCACGAGGTGCAGCTCGTGCTCGGCGACGGCGAGGCGGTGCGCGGTGCGGCGGCGCACGACGTCGAGGCGGAACCCGACGTACACCTCGAGCAGCTCGCGCAGGCCCAGCGTGCGGGGCCGGCCGTCGACGAGCGCGACGTTGTTGACGTTGAAGGACTCCTCGAGCGGCGTGAGCCGGTACAGCTGCGCGAGGACCGCGTCGGGGTCGAAGCCGGACTTCAGCTCCACGACCACGCGCAGCCCCTGCCGGCCGTCGGACAGGTCCTGCAGGGCGGCGATGCCGTCGACCTTGCGGCTCTTGACGGCCTCGGAGATGCGTTCCACGAGCCGCTCCGGGCCCACGCCGTACGGCAGCTCGGTCACGACGAGCCCCTTGCGCCGGGCCGTCACGGCCTCGACCTCGACCCGCGCCCGCACCCGGAACGACCCCCGGCCCGTCTCGTAGGCCTCGCGGACCCCGTCGAGCCCGACGACGATGCCGCCGGTGGGGAAGTCCGGCCCGGGCACGAACCGGGCGAGCTCGGCGAGGCTCGCCCGCGGGTGGCGCACGAGGTGGCGGGCGGCCGCGACGACCTCGCCGAGGTTGTGCGGCGGCATGCTCGTCGCCATGCCGACGGCGATGCCGCTCGCGCCGTTGACGAGCAGGTTGGGGAACGCCGCGGGCAGCACCTCCGGCTGCTGCAGCGAGCCGTCGTAGTTGTCGACGGTCCCGACGACGTCCTCGTCGAGGCTCGCCGTCAGCAGCGGCGCGGCCGGCGACGGGCGCGCCTCGGTGTAGCGCGCGGCGGCCGGGCCGGCGTCGAGGTTGCCGAAGTTGCCGTGGCCGTCCACCAGCGGCAGGCGCATGGTGAACGGCTGCGCGAGCCGCACGAGCGCGTCGTAGATCGCCCCGTCGCCGTGCGGGTGGAGCTTGCCCATGACCTCCCCGACGATCCGCGCGCTCTTGACGTGCGGGCGGTCGGGCCGCAGCCCCATGTCGGCCATCTGGTAGACGATCCGCCGCTGGACCGGCTTGAGGCCGTCGCGCGCGTCGGGCAGGGCCCGGGAGTAGATGACGGAGTACGCGTACTCGAGGAACGCGCCCTGCATCTCGTCCTCGACGTCGATGTCGACGACCGTGCCGATGTCGTCGGGGTCCGGAGCACCGGGCTCCTCGCGCGTGCGTCGGGTCGGGCTCACCGCCCGATCGTCGCAGACGCCCGCGCGCAGCCCGTGGCGGCACGACGGCACGGCGGGACGGCGGCGCGGGACGGCCGGTAGCGTCGGGTGGGTGGACGAGCCCGACCCCACCGCTGCCTACCCGGGGCACTGGGAGGCCGACGTCGTCCTGCGCGACGGCAGCGTCGCGCACGTCCGGCCGATCCGCCCCGACGACGCCCCCCGCATCGAGCGCTTCCACGCCGCGCAGAGCCCCCGGAGCATCTACTTCCGCTTCTTCGCGCCCATGCCGCGCATCAGCGCCGCCGACCTCCACCGCTTCGTCACCGTCGACCACGACCGCCGCGTCGCCCTCGTCACGACCGTGCGCGACGAGATCGTCGGCATCGGCCGCTACGACGTCGTCGACGAGCGCGGCCCGGGCGGGGGCCGCGTCGCGGAGGTCGCCTTCAACATCTCCGACGCCCACCAGGGCCGCGGGATCGGCTCGGTGCTGCTGGAGCACCTCGCCGCTGCGGCGCGCGACAACGGCGTCACGCGCTTCGAGGCCGACGTGCTGCCGGCCAACCAGCGCATGCTCGCGGTCTTCCGCGACGCGGGCTACCAGGTGTCGCACCACCTCGACGACGGCGTCATCTCCGTCGGGTTCGACATCGACCCGACCGAGCGGTCGATCGCGGTGCGGGCGGCCCGCGAGCACCGGGCGGAGTCCCTCAGCATGCGCTCGCTGCTCAGCCCGCGCTCCGTCGTCGTGGTCGGCGCGAGCCGCGACACCTCGTCCTTCGGGGCCCGCCTGCTCGGCGCCGTCATCGAGGGCGGCTTCGCCGGACCGGTCCACGTCGTCAACCGGGAGGCGCTCGAGCTCGGCGGCACCCGCGCGTACAACGCGGTCGAGGAGGTGCCCGGCCCGGTCGACCTGGCCGTCGTCACCGTGCCGGCCGCCTCGGTGCCGGAGGTCGTCTCGCAGTGCGCCGACCTCGGCGTCCGCGGCGCCGTCATCGTCTCCAGCGGGTTCGCCGAGGCCGGCCCCGAGGGCGTGGCCCGCCAGCACGAGGTGCTGCGGCTCGCGCGGGCCGCCGGCATCCGCCTCGTGGGACCCAACAGCTTCGGCATCATCAACACCGACCCCGAGGTGCGCCTCAACGCCAGCGTCGCACCGCGGCTGCCGGCCGCGGGCGGCATGGCCCTGTTCAGCCAGTCCGGCGCGCTCGGGGTGGCCGTCCTCGCCAGCGCCGACCGGCGCGGGCTCGGCATCTCCTCCTTCCTGTCCGCCGGCAACCGCGCCGACGTGTCGGGCAACGACGCCATGCAGTACTGGCTCGACGACCCCCGCACAGCCGTCGTGGGGCTGTACCTGGAGAGCGTCGGCAACCCGCGCAAGTTCTCCCGCATCGCGCGGCAGCTCGCCCGCGTCAAGCCGACCGTCGTGGTCAAGAGCTGGGTGAGCGGGTACGGCGTGCCGCCCGGGCACGAGGTGCGACGCTCCGACGCGCCGCCCGCCGCCTTCGACGCCATGCTCCGGCAGGCCGGCGTCATCCGGACCGAGAACCTCCACCAGATGTTCGACGTCGCCCAGGTCGCGCTGCACCAGCCCCTGCCGGGCGGGGACCGGGTGGCGGTGGTCGGCAACTCCCCGGCCCTCAACGCCCTCGCGGCCGACGCGTGCGCCTCGTGGGGCCTGCCGCTGGCGGGCGAGCCGGTCGCCGTCGGCTCCGAGGCCGACGCCGAGGAGTTCGCCGCGGCGCTTCAGGAGGTGTACGCGCGGCCGGACGTCGACGCGGTCGTCGCGAGCTTCATCCCGCCGCTGCAGACCGGCTCGGAGGACGTGCAGCTGGCGCTGCAGCGGACGGCCCACGGCTCCGGTCGCACGACGGTCGCCTGCTTCGTCGGTCCCCGCCTCGTCGGCTCGCCCCACGACGGTCTCGCCGCCGTGCCGGCCTACCCGCTGCCGGAGGACGCGGTGCGCGCGCTCGCCGCCGTCGTCCGGTACTCGGAGTGGCGCCGGCGCGACAGCGGCCCGCTCGTCGACCCGCCGGGCGTGGACCGGCGTGCCGCCCGCCGCCTCGTGGCCGACGTGCTCGCCGACGCCCCCGAGGGGCGCGACCTCGCGCGCGAGGAGGTCGTCGCGCTGCTCGCCTGCTACGGCGTCGAGGTGTGGCGGACCGTGGAGGTGCAGGACGCCGACGGCGCGGCGGCGGCCGCGGCCGGGCTCGGCTACCCGGTCGTGCTCAAGGCCGCCACGCTGCGGCACCGTCTCGACACCGGCGGCATCCGGCTCAGCATCGCCGACGAGGCGGAGCTGCGCGCGGACGTCGCCGAGATGCAGGCCGAGCTCGGCGCCCGCCCCGACCCGGGCGCCGCCGGCGACGGCCCGCCG is a genomic window of Aquipuribacter sp. SD81 containing:
- a CDS encoding DNA gyrase/topoisomerase IV subunit A codes for the protein MSPTRRTREEPGAPDPDDIGTVVDIDVEDEMQGAFLEYAYSVIYSRALPDARDGLKPVQRRIVYQMADMGLRPDRPHVKSARIVGEVMGKLHPHGDGAIYDALVRLAQPFTMRLPLVDGHGNFGNLDAGPAAARYTEARPSPAAPLLTASLDEDVVGTVDNYDGSLQQPEVLPAAFPNLLVNGASGIAVGMATSMPPHNLGEVVAAARHLVRHPRASLAELARFVPGPDFPTGGIVVGLDGVREAYETGRGSFRVRARVEVEAVTARRKGLVVTELPYGVGPERLVERISEAVKSRKVDGIAALQDLSDGRQGLRVVVELKSGFDPDAVLAQLYRLTPLEESFNVNNVALVDGRPRTLGLRELLEVYVGFRLDVVRRRTAHRLAVAEHELHLVEGLLVAVLDIDEVIQVIRSSDDAGTARERLMSVFDLTQVQAEHILEMRLRRLTRFSTLELEQRRDELTERIGRLRELLGSEDALRGTVADELDAVAAEHGTPRRTVLLEGDVPAQRGRAAAADLEVPDTPCRVLLGATGLLARTADDSALVRPQGPRERSRHDVLRAAVTTTSRAHVGVVTSTGRCVRLPVVDLPALPPTAAPVSLSGGVSVSESAGLAAGEHVVGLVPLADGAGLALATARGVVKRVVPDVPPGREEWEVVRLGDGDEVVAAFACGDDDELVLVSDDASLLRFPSSAVRPQGRGAGGMAGIRLAAGARLLTAVAVPAGAEGHVVATAAGPSGALPGSPATSVKVSDLALYPGKGRGTGGVRSHRFLKGEDVLVGAWVGPGPALASGATGTAVAMPEPDPRRDASGTRPGGTVVLLGGVPS
- a CDS encoding bifunctional acetate--CoA ligase family protein/GNAT family N-acetyltransferase, which codes for MDEPDPTAAYPGHWEADVVLRDGSVAHVRPIRPDDAPRIERFHAAQSPRSIYFRFFAPMPRISAADLHRFVTVDHDRRVALVTTVRDEIVGIGRYDVVDERGPGGGRVAEVAFNISDAHQGRGIGSVLLEHLAAAARDNGVTRFEADVLPANQRMLAVFRDAGYQVSHHLDDGVISVGFDIDPTERSIAVRAAREHRAESLSMRSLLSPRSVVVVGASRDTSSFGARLLGAVIEGGFAGPVHVVNREALELGGTRAYNAVEEVPGPVDLAVVTVPAASVPEVVSQCADLGVRGAVIVSSGFAEAGPEGVARQHEVLRLARAAGIRLVGPNSFGIINTDPEVRLNASVAPRLPAAGGMALFSQSGALGVAVLASADRRGLGISSFLSAGNRADVSGNDAMQYWLDDPRTAVVGLYLESVGNPRKFSRIARQLARVKPTVVVKSWVSGYGVPPGHEVRRSDAPPAAFDAMLRQAGVIRTENLHQMFDVAQVALHQPLPGGDRVAVVGNSPALNALAADACASWGLPLAGEPVAVGSEADAEEFAAALQEVYARPDVDAVVASFIPPLQTGSEDVQLALQRTAHGSGRTTVACFVGPRLVGSPHDGLAAVPAYPLPEDAVRALAAVVRYSEWRRRDSGPLVDPPGVDRRAARRLVADVLADAPEGRDLAREEVVALLACYGVEVWRTVEVQDADGAAAAAAGLGYPVVLKAATLRHRLDTGGIRLSIADEAELRADVAEMQAELGARPDPGAAGDGPPVLLVQHMAGRGVSTVVTTAEDPLFGPIVSFGLAGDAIDLLGDVAHRIPPLTTGDVHDLVRGVRAAPRLFGHGGRPRVDVDALEDVVARVSLLAEDLPQVASLRLQPVHAGTDAVAVLDATARVAPPPTPRADGPRRALLAVP